The genome window TTTCAGGTAGTGAAAGTGTTACATTGGGACAGATTAGTGACTGGTGAGGAGAAAAGACGCCAAGTTATTCATTGTTGTGCTAATATACTCGCCCAGGTGGCGAATGATCCTGTTTACAAAGTGTACCTGGCATGCTTGCGATGTTTGCGAGTGTTGTTATCCCACCTTAACCCTTCAACGGGAAGCCAAGTGACAGCACTGCAAGAGTTGTTCCGTCCACTTGTTCGTACATTACTTCTAAAGTGTGCTGATGGCAACAGACGCACATCGCAAATTAGTGTGGATTCTATATTAGAACTTTGCCGTGGTCAAGATGGCGAACTGGCATTAGCTACTCAGGTGTCAGCATCTACTCCTGGTCTAGGGGGCATCAGTTTTATTCTCTCCTGCATCTTAGAAGACACTGCACCTTCAGAAGCTCCATGGCAGTGGCTCCTTGGTCGCCTTTGTGTGCTTGACCGCCTTGTTGACGAGTTTCCATCTGAGTTTCAGTTGCAGTATGTGCCACTGCAACCAGCAGAGTCAGGCTATAAACTGCAAAATTATGACCGTCTAATGACTGTGGTTGAGTTTGCCTTTAAGGCTTTGGGAAGTAGCCATGCAACTGTCAGCAAGTTAGCCcgccgtgtatatatatgtggggcaAGATTTGCTGCTGCCGAGGCTGCAGTATTCCATCAAGTTTGTGATATGCTGGCAAAGTTAGACGTATCATTACAGATGCGTCTCAAACGGCGACTGCGATCCATGCAGGGTCAACACAGTGATCGGAAAGCTACCATAGCACGTTTGGAAGGGAAGTTAAGCCTAGGGACATGGGATTTGGGTGACACTGCTGGACCGCGCCTCGTGCGTTCGGTGTCCCATTCACCATCAAGAATGCTATCAGCTTTAAGATCATCATCCCAGTCTCCTGCACGGCAGCCAATAATCTCAGCAGCTCCTAAAAAAGATACAGAGAGAACGTGCAAAGGTCCAGCAGGACCTACTTCATCCCCACCTAGACCCACTCATCTTCCTTTAGACTGCTTTGAggcaaaatttaaagaaaaacaagCAAAATTACGTCTCTATCATAAAACAAGACAAAAACACGACGTTCCTTTCATTGCACAAAATGTATTAGTTTCACCTATACAACATGAACGACATCAACGCTGGAGTCCAATGAAGATGGGAGGTGCACTCTATAAAGGTGGGCTTTCACAAAGTCATGGTGATGCTCTAGATGTTTCACCACAGACACCTCTAGGGCCTGTAGCACCACCACAGTTCTCCTTCAAAGACGTAGTTAGTACTCCTGCCACACCCACTGCCCCACATTGTACGCCTGTCCGAGAGATGCCTCCATCATTGGGTCAGAATGATTGTGAAGCACAAGTAGGCCAGGATCCATGGACATCACAAGAGGCACCACTCCCAGTTATCCCGGGCCTCGACCTTCTTCCAGCCCACCTAGATGAATCCTTACACCCTTATGAACAGGTAAGAGTACATTACTACCCCTCTGTGTTGGTTAATATGATTGTGTCATAAAGGGGACTGTCAGGCATAAATTTCAGACTTGAACCTTCTCTTAGTGATTTCATATGTATAGGATTGTCTAATGGTGAGTTAGTAAACTAGTTTTCTTTATATTCTCTTTGCAAGTGGAATTTCAAACTTTAGCAATAATCTATGTAACTGATACACACAAGGTTGTTTGGTAATGTCACTCTTTATGCAAATTTGTGTCATAAAGGGGACTGTCAGGCATAAATTTCAGACTTGAACCTTCTCTTGGTGATTTCATATGTATAGGATTGTCTAATGGTGAGTTAGTAAACTAGTTTTCTTTATATTCTCTTTGCAAGTGGAATTTCAAACTTTAGTAATAATCTATGTAACTGATACACACAAGGTTGTTTGGTAATGTCACTCTTTACGCAAACATGAGTTTTACATTAATTTGTTCCTAGAGGTGTAAATTTTCCATGTGCTGATCCACAATGAAAATGGATTATTATAATATGATTGTCTTGTGAGTGATGACAGTAGATTACTTAGAGTGGAAAAGATTGTTAGTACTGATACATTAGTTGATGATCATAGATGTTTATAGATACCTCTGCAGTCAACTTTGTTGCTTCACCTCAACAAActgatgtgtttatatgtttctGATCCTGTGCTGTGTGAGTTCATCATCACTTGTCACAGAACTCTTGAATTTGAATCATAGATTTCCCACAATGTTCATTTAATGTTGGCATAGTGAGCAAAGAAATGGTTTGCTCATTCCCAAAATGCTGAAAATCTTGGAGCTTCTAGGGCCATCCCCCACACCAtgatttgtgattttttttaatcatcttttTACATCTTTGTGGAATGGATAACGCATTATTACTGGGCTCAATTTCAGACTTAGTCACggcttggatgtgtgtgtgtgacactaatAGACACCCAACCAGTGGATTATGGAATTACATCTAGATTTTCTGCATATGAACAGAAAACTTGACACTGGCATTGATTACATGACTAGTTTGCTCTAGTCCTCCACTTTAGTCATGTTGACACTTGAAAAAACTGCTTTATACTTTTGTGGTCAGAACACTATGGAAGACAATGCAAAACAATTGTAAAGGAAGTGTATAAAGAAAATGGTCCCTTAACTGGAATATAATAATTACAAAAAGTTCGCACATAgaatattttcacattttttttcacacttgattgccATATTCTAGTGAGGTTGCTccaggaacagaccaagaaaaggcctcattcattcacattcatcctcttaagttttatgtgtaatgcacaaacatccccccccccccacacacacacagacacacacacacacacacacacacacacacacacaccacaaccaggcctcagagACTTTAATGTGATTtcccttggctgcttcatatgccccggttttccattgacaacacattgctccctgtgtaccacatcattttcaCATAGACTTTGTAATAAATCATCTTTTCCAGAATGTGGAGGGTGGACAGTATGAGGAGGGCAGGGACTGGGTGCGAGGACCCTTACTTGGCACAGGAGCCTTTTCTTCTTGTTATCAAGCTCGTGACGTGCAGACTGGCACACTGATGGCTGTCAAGCAAGTCTCCTTCTGCAGGAACAATGAGAAAGATCAAGAGCGAGTTGAAGCATCGGTTGAAGAAGAGATCCTTATCATGTCACGTTTACGTCATTCCAATATTGTGAGGCTATTAGGAGCCTCCAGACAGTCCACGTCATTCTCTGTTTTCACTGAGTGGATGGCAGGAGGATCAGTAGCCACTATGCTGGATAAATATGGCACCTTTTCTGAGCAAGTCATCTTGAAGTACACCAGACAAGTGCTGGCTGGGTTGGCATACCTTCATGATAACAAGATCTTGCACCGTGACCTTAAAGGTAAGCTTGCAGGAAGAGTGATGGATACATTCATAGACACCTGATGATAGGTAATCAAACTTACCATGTAAATCTTTTAAGGCTTGCATAGAAATTACTGCTTAGCACAATATTACAAGAGCTTAGTAAAATATTACAAGACAGATTTACAGCTCAGTTTTGAACCAAGAATGGTGGGTAACTGAAAATCTATCTCCCCCATATAACAATTGGTAGCACTTAAAGTCCCTTTCCCCTTAAGCTGCTCTTGTAGATTTTCTCTTGCAGTATTATTATGTTGCCTTGGTAACTGCTAGATGTCATGTGGGTCTCTCATGTCATGGATTACTTGAAATGAgattaaacatgcaggagggtgagaggcgtgcaagtaatagtgaattggaatgatcgctgaaaatctttttcactccatctttccacctccaatttggtctcccacttcttgttccctccacctcttacacatatatcctctttgtcaatctttcatttctcattctctccatgtgaccaaaccatttcaatacaccctcttctgctctctcaaccactcttttatttaccacacatctctctcaccctttcatttcttactcgatcaaaccacctcataccacatgttgtcgtcaaacatctcatttccaacacatccaccctcctccgcacaaccctatttatagcccacatctcgcaaccatataatattgttggaaccactgttccttcaaacatacccatttttgctctcagagataatgttctcgccttccacacattcttcaacgctcccagaaccttcgccccctcccccaccctgtgactcacttctgcatccatggttccatccgctgctaaatccactcccagatatctaaaacacttcacagaTGTGGGAAACGGTGTTCAAGTGTAATGAATAagatgaggattggcggaatgcgtgcatagtgccattgtacaaaggcaaaggggataagagtgagtgctcaaattacagaggtataagtttgttgagtattcctggcagattatatgggagggtattgattgagagggtgaaggcatgtacagagcatcagattggggaagagcagtgtggtttcagaagtggtagaggatgtgtggatcaggtgtttgctttgaagaatgtatgtgagaaatacttagaaaagcaaatggatttgtttgtagcatttatggatctggagaaggcatatgatagagttgatagagatgctctgttgaaggtattaagaatatatggtgtgggaggcaagttgttagaagcagtgaaaagtttttatcgaggatgtaaggcatgtgtacgtgtaggaagagaggaaagtgattggttctcagtgaatgtaggtttgcagctggggtgtgtgatgtctccatggttgtttaatttgtttatggatggggttgttagggaggtgaatgcaagagttttggaaagaggggcaagtatgaagactgttgggatgagagagcttgggaagtgagtcagttgttgttcgctgatgatacagcgctggtggctgattcatgtgagaaactgcagaagctggtgactgagtttggtaaagtgtgtgaaagaagaaagttaagagtaaatgtgaataagagcaaggttattaggtacagtagggttgagggtcaagtcaattgggaggtgagtttgaatggagaaaaactggaggaagtgaagtgttttagatatctgggagtggatctggcagcggatggaaccatggaagcggaagtggatcatagggtgggggagggggcgaaaattctgggagccttgaagaatgtgtggaagtcgagaacattatctcggaaagcaaaaatgggtatgtttgaaggaatagtggttccaacaatgttgtatggttgcgaggcgtggactatggatagagttgtgcgcaggaggatggatgtgctggaaatgagatgtttgaggacaatgtgtggtgtgaggtggtttgatcgagtaagtaacgtaagggtaagagagatgtgtggaaataaaaagagcgtggttgagagagcagaagagggtgttttgaaatggtttggtcacatggagagaatgagtgaggaaagattgaccaagaggatatatgtgtcggaggtggagggaacgaggagaagagggagaccaaattggaggtggaaagatggagtgaaaaagattttgtgtgatcggggcctgaacatgctggagggtgaaaggagggcaaggaatagagtgaattggagcgatgtggtataccggggttgacgtgctgtcagtggattgaatcaaggcatgtgaagcgtctggggtaaaccatggaaagctgtgtaggtatgtatatttgtgtgtgtggacgtatgtatatacatgtgtatgggggtgggttgggccatttctttcgtctgtttccttgtgctacctcgcaaacgcgggagacagcgacaaagcaaaaagaagaaaaaaaaaaaatatatttcatgaagacagcaagtatgaatatgtacctctgtatatatgtatatgtctgtgtatgtttatgtatgtgcacactgaaatgtataggtatatatgtgggcgtttatgtatttgcatctgtatgtgggtgggttgtatcattctttgcgctaccttgctaacgtgggagacagcgactaagtatgataaaaaaaatgatatgtatttcatacatattcaccatttcccacattaaccaGGTAGttacaagaacagaggactgagccttacaggggaaatcttcacttggcccctaaattgttccttcttttggaaaagttaaaagtggaggggaggatttccagccccctgctgtgtgtgtgtgcatgtatatgtatatatttacatatatgtgtatgagagtggatgtgacctttctttgtgggttccaggtgctacctcattAAGATTGGAAACGTCaattaaatatgaaaaaatatattttattgaaatttggtacgttttgattttttttttcactttgtttaCATTATGTTTGGGGCCAAAGGTTTTTCCAGGAACACTTAATCTTATAATGAGAATTTGGGAAAACTGCTTTTGCCATTTGGAATTTTAGTGTGTGGAAACTAAAAGAATGCACTTACTCTGAGTAGTAAGTTATAGGTGTATTTTAATTTCCCTTTTTTCAGGCAGTTTACTTTTGAGCCAAACCAGATGTAAAGTAATGTTTTGTTGATGAAACTGTTATTGTGTAAATTTTCTAAGGGTGATTTCAGTGAGAAATTAATTTGAAAAAGCAAGTGTAAGTTTAGATACTTTATTAATGTTTCCACTTGCTTTCTCAATACAGGTGCGAATCTCCTGGTGGACAGCACAGGTCAGTGGTTAAGAATTGGTGATTTTGGAACGGCTGCTCGAATGGCAAGCAAGTCAACAGTGACAGGGGAATTTCAGGGTCAGTTATTAGGCACAATTGCCTTTATGGCTCCTGAGGTCCTGCGTGGTGAGGATTATGGCCGTTCTTGTGATGTGTGGAGTGTGGGCTGTTGTGTCATAGAGATGGCTACTACCAAGCCACCCTGGGGAGCAGATCATGTTTCCAATCAACTGAAGCTGATGTACAAGGTAAGGAGACTTTACAAGTAATAGTATTATGAGTAACATAGCAGAAGGGAGGATAAGCTGtttcttcttgatttttttcttttttgctgcaaAAGATCTTATTTTCTGATATGGGCGCTAGATGCATTCTCTATATATTGCTTTTTACCATCCGTCAGGGTGTTTCATACAGTCTTATCCTTTCTGCTTATAGTCATGAGGCTCTTTTCATACAGTTTAATCCTTATTGCTCATAGTCATGAGGGTCTTTTCATATAGTCTTATCCTTACTGTGCATAGTCATAAAGCTCTATCATGAAATGATCAAATTTGCATCTAGTCCTGTGGCATGGACACATAGCCTCTCAGATCACCTTTTCGCCTCCACAGTGTACACCCAGTTTGTTAATGGAGACAGTGAGCTTTCTTTTGCATAAAAATGtatctttttcacttttcacaCTGTTTTGATTCATCAGTTGAGACCAATTTCTCCATTCATACCACCTTTTTACACAAAAAGCATCCATTGCATTTGATCCTAGATTATTCCTTTAGCATCTTCAACTGTCCTTTTCATCCATTGTTTAACTTGCCTCCTTGTGCCATCAACTTTACAACTGTATAGGTGTAACTGAGTTCTGCCTTCTTGAAGTTgtgctgcaagtgaaaagtcaccttcagcaagattGTATCATTGAgggtacagtctcgccaaagaaattctcaccccaaaggagtctgcagtccctgttactggaagtagcacagccttgggctgcaggagcctttagaaaggtctttggTAACACTAGAACTCTTTTGTTGAAATTGGTCCAGGATAATTATCATAGCTTAATAGATACAACTATATATCTTCCTGACCAGCCTGTCATCTGCCATCCCTTTCATGTGGCCATATCATCCTAAATTACTTGCATTCCTTATACCTCTAAGAATtcatcacaccacatgctgtcattttttttcactcctcttcATTCAAACTATACTATGTAAGTTATCCATCTCATTTATTCCCCCCACAAACGTAAGATATTTGGGTTTCACATCCATATTTCAGAGTAGGAACAAGTACTCCTTTCTGCAAAAATTTCTTGAATATTTGACACTATTTTccattcagcaaagctttcacagctcctccattttttctcccgGACTTCTGCTTTCTTGCTACTGTCCACACTGACCACTACTCCCAAATACTTAAGCTCATCTGCGTCTTCCATTTCATCACCAGTCAGACTGATATTATGCTGTATATACTAGTTTTACGTTTATTTACGTTCACTTTCGACATCCTTCTCAAACACAGCAACAT of Panulirus ornatus isolate Po-2019 chromosome 73, ASM3632096v1, whole genome shotgun sequence contains these proteins:
- the LOC139748232 gene encoding mitogen-activated protein kinase kinase kinase 1-like — protein: MGAYEERLKKAVRARERCQSGGGGAVGVQPSGTKGGRSSPSTPTGPPSSHPDSNTGDDESQCPICLMCMVEGESLVMCEAGCRNLLHHHCMAVWAADRNAQGQPLLCPLCRAPWPLRHHPRLTPTTGSIPVIRPHPTTSPTAGRSPPLAPDYAFPLMSASFSGVCSSGRQSPMGSSLMSRSLSAAYPHTQSPYTDSAYSSPAGGSVYPPTVRGEVSAAIVVSASEEAVPLPRSEPIPAEHESTAAGWVHVFGKELVSCLFSRDWAVRETSLRRLAHEVVKVLHWDRLVTGEEKRRQVIHCCANILAQVANDPVYKVYLACLRCLRVLLSHLNPSTGSQVTALQELFRPLVRTLLLKCADGNRRTSQISVDSILELCRGQDGELALATQVSASTPGLGGISFILSCILEDTAPSEAPWQWLLGRLCVLDRLVDEFPSEFQLQYVPLQPAESGYKLQNYDRLMTVVEFAFKALGSSHATVSKLARRVYICGARFAAAEAAVFHQVCDMLAKLDVSLQMRLKRRLRSMQGQHSDRKATIARLEGKLSLGTWDLGDTAGPRLVRSVSHSPSRMLSALRSSSQSPARQPIISAAPKKDTERTCKGPAGPTSSPPRPTHLPLDCFEAKFKEKQAKLRLYHKTRQKHDVPFIAQNVLVSPIQHERHQRWSPMKMGGALYKGGLSQSHGDALDVSPQTPLGPVAPPQFSFKDVVSTPATPTAPHCTPVREMPPSLGQNDCEAQVGQDPWTSQEAPLPVIPGLDLLPAHLDESLHPYEQNVEGGQYEEGRDWVRGPLLGTGAFSSCYQARDVQTGTLMAVKQVSFCRNNEKDQERVEASVEEEILIMSRLRHSNIVRLLGASRQSTSFSVFTEWMAGGSVATMLDKYGTFSEQVILKYTRQVLAGLAYLHDNKILHRDLKGANLLVDSTGQWLRIGDFGTAARMASKSTVTGEFQGQLLGTIAFMAPEVLRGEDYGRSCDVWSVGCCVIEMATTKPPWGADHVSNQLKLMYKIATSSGPPTVPEMLSASTRDLALRCLEIKSENRPPAKELIQHPCFKTQPP